AACTTGGATACTCGCGAACGTACTGAGTCGTCGGAAGGATGGTTTGGCTTCGGCAACAATGATACTTACGAAAGTGTAGTAGAGGCATCTATTAGCTTTATCAATTGCACTTTTTTGGGCGATGTAATCGCGTATTACCACGACGATCGGGAAGAAGATACATTCATCGCCCACTTTGAAGGTGACGTGGTGTTCCGCAAATGCACCTTTCGCGAAGGTAGTGAGTTCAAATACTCTGAATTCGCCGGTGAATCTGACTTCTCTGGTTCCGTTTTCGAGGAAGAAGCTAATTTTAAGTACGCCGAGTTTTCTGAGGCTCCTTCTTTCGCCCAATCGGTATTTAGTGATGAAGCTAACTTTAAGTACGCCGAATTTCCCGAAGAAACTAACTTTACAGCAGTAGTTTTTGATGATGAAGCTGATTTTAAGTATGCTGAATTTCCTCGTGGTGCTTCTTTTAAGGAAGCCGTTTTTAACAATCTAGCCAATTTTAAATACGCCAAGTTCCGCACCCCACTCAATATGCAAAATGTATCGTTCAACGGCGACGAAGACTTTAAGTATACCAAAGTAGATGGGCGTAGTTTTACGTCTTATCTGCTCAATAATCGCTAACCTTATCCCGAAACAACATTTACCCTCACAAAAAGCGTAGTCGTATTGGCTACGCTTTTTTATTGGGCTACAAATCCATCTTTGATAATAGTACTTTACCAATTCTATCCGTCGTAGCTCCGGCTATGCCGCCAAAAATTGGTGCACCCCATAGCCAAATCCCGGATTTCTGCCCCCAAAAATAAAATCCAAAAGTACTCTCAGTTCGCACCAATTAATTTATACTTTGCATCAAAGTCTGAATAATTATGAATGAGATTAACCGGGTATGCGTGTACTGCGCTTCCAGTGCAAAAATTGACCAAAAATACTTTGATGCTACCGAACGATTGGGTAAACAGCTAGTGACAAACCAAATAGAGGTTGTCTACGGCGGGGGCGCGGTAGGACTAATGGGAAAACTGGCCGATACGGTGCTAGAACACGACGGTGAAGTAATTGGCATTATGCCGCAATTTATGCGTAATGTGGAGCTGCATCATAAAAAAGTATCCCGCTTTCACTTTGTAGCCGATATGCACGAACGCAAAAAACGCTTTCTGGACGGAGTAGATGGACTGATTGCCCTACCCGGCGGGTGCGGTACCCTGGAAGAACTGATGGAAGTTCTAACCTTGAAGCGATTGGGTATCTTGACTCAGCCAATCGTGATTCTTAATACTGACGGCTTTTACGACCCGCTGGAAACGATGCTGGAACGCTGCATTGACGAAAACTTTATGGCGCAGGAACACCGCAATATGTGGACTTTCGTTCGTGAACCAGAAGAGATACTGAATGCTTTACGCGAAGCCCCGCCTTGGAGTAAAGATGCTATCCAGTTCGCTACTTTCAAGGAATAGTTTTTTATTTGAAATTCCTCGTTGATTTCTAAGAAGTCAGTAAGTTAGTTCTCCAACTACCTGTTAAACACCTGGTAAACTTGACAGTTGGTTGCTGCAAAACCATTGCAGTAATTATGAACAAGTTTATTCAGAATTTTAAGGAGTTTGCGGTAAAGGGTAACGTCGTTGACCTAGCCGTTGGTATCATCATCGGAGCCGCATTTAACAAGATTGTATCCACCCTAGTAGAGAAGGTGATTATGCCTCCGTTTGGGTTGCTGTTTGGCAATGCTCATTTTAATCAATATGAGTGGATACTTCGCCCGCGTGAATTGAATCCGAACGGAGATGTAATTCAAGAACAGGTAGCTATTGGCTACGGAGCCTTAGTGCAGGTCACCTTCGATTTTCTGATTATAGCTTTATCTATTTTCGTCGTGATTCGTCTTATCAATTCTCTAAAGCGCAAAGCTGAAGATGAGAACGAAAAAAGCGTACCAACCCCCAAAGACATTCAACTATTAGCTGAGATCCGTGATTTAATGAAAAAACAAGCTGCCGTTGAGTAGAAGATTATTCTAACCCGATACTATCGCATACTTTTAAAGGCACTGATTAAGCCATTGGTAGAAGCATCGTGGGAAGTTACGGTACTGTCGCCCTCCAATTCGGGTAGAATCTTTTTAGCCAGTTGCTTACCAAGCTCTACGCCCCACTGGTCAAAGGAAAATATGTTCCAGATTACCCCCTGCACAAAGATTTTGTGTTCGTACATGGCAAGCAGTGCGCCCAGTGTACGGGGCGTGAGCTTCTCAAACAAGATAGAATTCGTCGGTCTATTGCCCTGAAAGGTTTTGAACGGAGCTAGCTTTCCAATTTCTTCCTCAGATTTCCCTTGGTCACGTAGTTCCTCCGCGGCTTCCTCTTCGGTTTTACCCATCATCAGTGCTTCAGTCTGAGCAAAGAAGTTTGCCAGCAGCTTCGCGTGGTGGTCACCGATGGGATTCTGACTCTTAGCCGGGGCCAGAAAATCACAGGGAATTAGTTTCGTGCCTTGGTGAATTAATTGATAGAATGCATGTTGGCCATTCGTACCCGGTTCGCCCCAAATAACCGGACCTGTCTGATAGCCTACCGGGTCACCGTCACGGTCAACGTACTTACCATTACTCTCCATATTGCCTTGCTGGAAGTAGGCGGCAAAGCGGTGCATGTATTGATCGTAGGGTAGAATTGCTTCGGTTTCCGCCCCGAAGAAGTTATTATACCAAATACCAATCAGAGCCAAAGTTACTGGAATATTCTTCTCAGGAACCGTGTTGCGAAAATGCTGATCCATTGCGTGACCTCCGGCTAATAACTCCTCAAAGTTTTCAAAGCCAATAGAGCAAGCAATCGTCAGACCAATAGCTGACCATAAGGAATACCGTCCGCCGACCCAATCCCAGAAGCCGAACATATTCTCGGGGTCAATCCCAAACCTCTCTACCTCTTCGCGATTAGTAGAAAGTGCTACAAAATGTTTCTTAACCGCTTCTTCATCATTCGCTTGCGCCAAAAACCAATCCTTCGCCGAGTTAGCGTTCGTCATGGTCTCCTGAGTAGTGAATGTCTTGGAAGCGATGACGAACAGCGTTGTTTCCGGGTTTAGCGGCTTGAGTACTTCGCTGATATGCGTACCATCTACGTTAGAAACATAATGTACGTCAATATGCTCTTTCTTGTAGGGTTTCAGCGCTTCGGTAACCATTACTGGCCCTAAGTCGGAGCCACCGATACCAATATTGACAATATCGCGAATGGGTTTACCTCTAAAGCCTTTCCACTCGCCACTAATAATCTTTTCCGAAAAACTTTTCATTCTATCTAGCACTTCATTCACATCGGGCATTACGTCTTCGCCATCAACGTGGATAGGATCGTTAGAATGGTTGCGTAAGGCAACGTGTAGTACTGCTCGGTCTTCAGTTTGATTAATAGCTTTTCCGCTAAACATCGCCTCAATAGCATCCGGTAGTTTACACTCTTCGGCCAAATCCAGCAGCAATTTATGCGTTTCTTCGGTAATCCGGTTTTTGGAAAAATCAACCAGCGTATCTTCAAACTTGAGCGAGAAACGGGAAAATCGTTGAGCATCTTCCTGAAAGAGCGTTCGCATATGTACGTCTTTCATTTGACGAAAATGCTCATTGAGAGCTGACCAAGCCCGGGTAGTGGTGGGATTTATGGTGGGTAGCATAGTGTTTTTATTTTGGGATTGAACCTACTAAAATTGCGAATATAAAAAAACGAATGACGAAAACTTCTCAACAGCAAACCGGACAACGGGGTGAAGACATCGCACTTAATTATCTAAACCAGCAAGGCTTTACTTTAGTTAAGCGAAATTTTCGCTACCGCCGAGCTGAGGTTGATTTGATCGTGCAAAAAGATAAATTACTGGTATTCGTAGAAGTAAAAACCCGCCACGATACCAGCTTTGGCTTTCCCGAAACATTTGTCAAACCCGAACAAACTGAGTTGATCGTCGCTGCGGCTGACCACTATGTTCAAGAGAATAATTGGGAAGGAATGATTCGCTTTGATATTGTAGCAATTACTTTACTGCCTGACTTAGAGATCGAGCACTTTGAGGATGCTTTTTACTAACATATAGATACAGTAGGGCCCATAGGATGTAATTATTAGGGTAAAAGAGATAACCATGTAGGCACACAGGGCATAGTAGTTGGGCTGATGATTGAATGACAAAAGCTGAACTTAAGGAGCATACGTATAACATTCTTAGTGTAGCGATTGAGGTGCATAAACAGTTAGGTCCTGGCTTATTGGAAAGTGTTTATCACCGTTGCATGGAACAGGAAATGATACTTCGCCGCTATCCGTTTCAGAGTGAATTAATTGTTCCGGTTACTTATAAGGGGTTGGATTTACATACCGGGTTACGCTGTGACTTTCTGTTTGCTGACTGTATTGTGATTGAACTGAAATCTGTACAAGCTATGGCTCCCGTTTTCGGTGCTCAGTTGATGACCTACATGAAACTCTTACAAGTACCCAAAGGCATTTTAATCAACTTCAATGTCACCAATATTTTCAAAGAAGGCCAAAAAACTTTCGTAAACGACCTATTTCGCGATTTGCCCAACTAACAGTCTATGTGTCCTACTGTGCCTATGTGGTTATCTCGCTAAGTCACATAGAACCTCACAATACAAATTTCAACACAAAAAGACCCGCTAGTAAATAAAGTACAATCGGTATCTCACTAAACTTTCCTTTCACCACTTTAATCAATACATAAAAGATAATTCCGGCGGCAATCCCGTTGGCAATACTGTAAGTAAAGGGCATCAGCACCATTGTTAAAAAAGCGGGAAGAGCTTCATCAAAATTGTTAAAGTTTATCTTTTGAATGGATTGCATCATGAGCATTCCGACAAGAATCAAGGCCGGAGCAGTAGCTGCTGCTGGAACCATGCCGGCTAAAGGAGCTAGAAAGATAGAAAGTAAAAACAGAATGGCTACTACTAGTGCGGTAAGCCCGGTTCTTCCTCCGGCCACTATTCCGGCATTGCTTTCAATGTAGGTCGTCACAGTAGAGGTACCCAACAACGCTCCGAACGTAGTAGCCAGGGCATCAGCCAGCAATGATCGTTTCATACGAGGTAAGTTGCCCTTTTCATCTAAAAAACCAGCTTTGTCAGCGGTACCAATCAGCGTCCCAATGGTATCGAACAGATCCACCATTGAAAAGGAAATTATTACTACCAGCAGCGTAGCAATTACTTGTCCTAAGCTACGATTCTCAGTACTGAATAATCCGGCAAAATCTAGTTGGAACCAAGTTTTAGAAAGACTGACATCCGCCATACTCATGCTCTCTGGAAGTTGAGTAATCCCAAATAGTAAGCCTACTACTGTAGTAAGAATAATACTAAATAAAATTCCTCCGGGAACTTTCAGTGCGTACAGTATACCAATAATAATCAAACCAATACAGGCGACCAGTACCGACGGCGAACCCAGATTGCCCATCTCCAGAATTTGGGGTGGGGCTTGCTGAATCTGCTCAATGAGTGCGCCCACTTCCAAGGTTTCAGCTCCTAAGATAATGTCAATAATGGGACCCTGATTCATCCGAACAATTCCCGCATTATTTAGCCCAATTAGCGTTATGAACAGGCCAATACCTGCCGGAATAGCGTAGCGCACTGCTGCTGGTAACGCTCGCACAATTGCCGAACGGGCTCCGGTAACTGTCAGAATGATAAAGAACACTCCCGAAATGAAAACAATGGCCAATCCCTGCTGCCAGGTAAAGCCATTTTGCAGCACTACGGTAAAGGCAAAGAAGGCATTCAATCCCATGCCGGGGGCTTGGGCAAATGGGTAGTTCGCAACCAACGCCATCATCAGCGTGCCTACTGCGGCGGCTACACAGGTAGCAATTAATACTCCATTAAAATCCATCCCAGCCTGCTGTAAAATGCTGGGATTCACGAAGATAATATAGGCCATCGTGAAGAAAGTCGTCAGTCCGGCGACTACTTCAGTACGTACGGTGGTTTGGTTTTCCCGTAGCTTAAATAAGTCCATAGTTAGGTAGTAGTAGGCTTGGTTAGGCTGCCAAAAATATCACTTCCTATCCTAATTGCTAGTAACCCGAAGTGAAATGATTTAAGTAAGACTTGGTTGTACGATTATTGTAAACGGTTAACAATGTACAGTTAGCAGTGTACAATGAACAACGAAGGAAACACAAAATGCAGTTGTCTACTGTATTCTATTCTTTGTTGTATTGCTAATTGCCCTCTGCACATTGTTAATTGCTAATTGTTCACTGTACATTGCACATTGTTAATTGCTTGCGACCTATGAGATACACTTTTTTTCTATTTTTGATCTGCTGTTATTTCAATGCCAATTCTCAAAGCGAACACGAAAAGCTAGAGGGTAATCTGAATTCATCGGCTAACGAAGCTGCTCCAGTACTTAGTCCCGATGGGAAAACGCTATATTTCGTTCGGCAGTACCATCCACAAAACGTAGGTGGTGTTACCGACCCCGGTGATATTTGGTACAGCGATTTACAAGCCAATGGTCAGTGGGGAGAAGCTACACACGGAGGAACATCCATTAATAATCGTTTCTACAACGGAATTATTGGTTTTGCTAATGAGCAAACGGCTTACATTCATGGGCACTATCTAGATGGAAATAAGAGGCCGACTACTCAGGGAATTTCTATGACCAGTGGTCAAAAGAATCAGTGGAATACTCCTGAAGCCGTGAAGATTCCGTATTACTACACCAAGTCTAAACACCAGAGTGGTTCGTTACACGCTAGTGGTCAAATTATGCTCTCGACTTTGCAGTCTTATGATTCACGGGGAGCCGAGGACTTATACGTTCTGTTTAGACAAAGTGATGGTTCTTGGTCGGAGCCGAAGAATTTAGGTAACGACGTGAATACGGCGTACCAGGAGATGACTCCCTTTTTAGCACCCGATGGGAAAACCCTATTTTTTGCTAGCAATGGTTACGAGGGCTTTGGCAGCAGGGATATTTTTATGTCAGTTCGGCTAGACGATTCCTGGCGCAGTTGGTCGAACCCTAAGAATCTAGGAGCATCCGTGAATACTCCCGGTACTGAACTGTACTATGGCATTCCCCAAAACAGCGATTATGCCTATTTATCGTCTACTCAAAATAGCGATGGTATGGCTGATGTTGTGAAAGTCAGAGTTAATCCTGAAGACGAAGAAATATTGGCCGAAGCCGATTCTGCACTGGATATTCCCGAAGAAAAACCACTACCTAATCCCCCACTTGTAGCTGAAAATACTGCTGATTCTGAACCAGAAGAAGTAGTTGAGGAAGTTCCAGAAGAGCCCGATGTACCAATGATTACTATTACGGGTAAAGTGATTAACACAAAAGCCCAACAGCCATTAAACGCTGAGCTAGTAGTCCAATCAGTTCGCAACGACACTACTTTAGTCGAGACTGTACAGACCGATGCCCAAGGTGTATTTAGCGTTTCGTTACCATTGGACGATAACTACGAATTATCCGTAGCAGCGGAAGGGTTCATTCGCCAGCGAGATAAAATTTTATTGGCTGCAACTTCAGAAGCAAACACACTGGAACGCAATTACCAGCTTACTCCCATTGAAGTAGGTTCCACGGTTAATTTAGAAAACGTACTATTCGACCGAGGTACCGCCGATATGCTGCCCGGTTCTAGCGAACGACTAGATGAAGTAGTTAACTTTCTAGACGAAAATCCCGAAGTAGCCATTGAAGTAGGTGGCCACACCGACAACCGAGGCCGAGCCGATCTAAATCTAGAGCTATCCAGCCAGCGAGCCGAAGCGGTTCGGGAGTACTTGATTCAACAAGGCGCCGATACTGATCGGGTGACCGCCAAAGGCTACGGAGGCACCCAACCCATCGCCAGCAACGCCATTGAAGAAGAACGCCGCAAAAACCGCCGCGTAGATTTTACGATTGTGAGGAAGTAGAATGCGGATACACATCATATCAGAATTAGAATAGAAAGAACACTTATGGCAACCTGGCCACATACCAAGATTGAGCGTTGGACTGATTTCACAAGATTTATTGATTCTATCAATACTGAGAGCAGCTACTTATCTCACTGGGCCTTTCGCGGCCAATCCAATTCTAGTTGGACCTTAAAACCCTCGATTTCGCGGCTACTCGAGAGTCATTGCATAGAACAAGAACTTGGCAATAAATTTGAACAAACAGTTTTTCGTGAGTTCATCTCAAAGGCACACCTCTACGAAGATTTTGGAGTTCGGCACTTTGAAAGTGGAAATACATTTGTCACCTTCACAATAATGCAACACTATGGTTGCCCAACCAGATTATTAGACTGGACAACTTCACCTTATATTGCATTGTACTTCGCAGTTAATAGCAGCTTTTCAAGTGACGGCGCTGTGTACCTATTTAACCAGACAGCTTTAAACGATGCGAATAAAAATGAAAGATTTGATAATGGAGATGAAATTTTCTCCAATGACGAAGAGAGTGATCATATTCAAACCTTCATGACAGCCTTTGCTACAAAAAGATTAAATTCTCAGCAAGGCATCTTTAGTATTGGTGCAAACATTGATAAAGACCACGAAGAGTTAATCTATAAGTCTCTAATCAACAAAAACACTATCGGACAATCATTTTTTGCTAAGCTAATAATTAACAAAAAGCTAAAAGTTGAATTTCTAGCAAAACTAAGAACTATGAATGTCCGAGCGGATCAATTGTATCCAGATATATACGGGTTCTCATCTTCTTTAAAAGACTTATTAGAAATCAGAGGTTGGGAAAAGAAACTGAGCTAATATTTTTTTTTGATTCTATTGAAGTCTCCAATTCTATCTTTTGCATAATAGCTCAAACCTTTCCACCAAGCAAAAAAATAGCAAGCCAGATTACTCCAGCCTGCTATTACAATTATTTACAAAATCGTTTTTACATCATTCCACCAACTTTGGCAATCAGGTCGGCTGAGCGAGCGGAGTAACCAGCTTCGTTGTCATACCAGCCCAAAATTTTCACCAAACTTCCGTTAGTATTAGTTGAGTCAGCATCAAAGATGCAAGAGTACGGGTTACCGATAATGTCCGAAGAAACTAGTGGGTCTTCAGTGTACTCCAAAATACCTTTCAGTGGGCCTTCCGCCGCTTCCTTCATAGCCGCGTTTACTTCTTCTTTGGTCGTTTCTTTACTTACTAAGCAAGTAAGGTCAGTTAATGAACCCGTAACAGTCGGTACGCGCACCGCGTTTCCATCCAGTTTACCTTTCAAATCAGGTAATACCAACCCTACCGCTTTCGCAGCTCCGGTAGTGGTCGGAACTATGTTGATGGCTGCGGCCCGAGCCCGACGTAAATCGCTGTGGGGCGCATCTTGCAAACGTTGGTCAGCGGTGTAAGCGTGAATAGTGGTAATAAAACCTTTCTCAATGGTAAACTTCTCATGAATGATCTTAGCCATTGGCGCTAAGCAGTTGGTAGTACAAGAAGCATTGGAAAGAATATCCGCTTCTCCTGTCAACGAATCATCATTTACGCCTAGTACTACGGTTTTAATGCCTCCTTTGGCAGGAGCGGAGATAATTACTTTCTTGGCTCCGGCAGTAAGGTGTTTACCTGCTCCGGCTTCGTCGCGGAATATTCCGGTAGACTCCAGTACAATGTCTACTTCATGCTTTGACCAAGGGAGTTTTTCCGGATCGCGCTCAGCGTACACTGAAATTCGCTTTCCA
This region of Tunicatimonas pelagia genomic DNA includes:
- a CDS encoding OmpA family protein, whose amino-acid sequence is MRYTFFLFLICCYFNANSQSEHEKLEGNLNSSANEAAPVLSPDGKTLYFVRQYHPQNVGGVTDPGDIWYSDLQANGQWGEATHGGTSINNRFYNGIIGFANEQTAYIHGHYLDGNKRPTTQGISMTSGQKNQWNTPEAVKIPYYYTKSKHQSGSLHASGQIMLSTLQSYDSRGAEDLYVLFRQSDGSWSEPKNLGNDVNTAYQEMTPFLAPDGKTLFFASNGYEGFGSRDIFMSVRLDDSWRSWSNPKNLGASVNTPGTELYYGIPQNSDYAYLSSTQNSDGMADVVKVRVNPEDEEILAEADSALDIPEEKPLPNPPLVAENTADSEPEEVVEEVPEEPDVPMITITGKVINTKAQQPLNAELVVQSVRNDTTLVETVQTDAQGVFSVSLPLDDNYELSVAAEGFIRQRDKILLAATSEANTLERNYQLTPIEVGSTVNLENVLFDRGTADMLPGSSERLDEVVNFLDENPEVAIEVGGHTDNRGRADLNLELSSQRAEAVREYLIQQGADTDRVTAKGYGGTQPIASNAIEEERRKNRRVDFTIVRK
- a CDS encoding FRG domain-containing protein — encoded protein: MATWPHTKIERWTDFTRFIDSINTESSYLSHWAFRGQSNSSWTLKPSISRLLESHCIEQELGNKFEQTVFREFISKAHLYEDFGVRHFESGNTFVTFTIMQHYGCPTRLLDWTTSPYIALYFAVNSSFSSDGAVYLFNQTALNDANKNERFDNGDEIFSNDEESDHIQTFMTAFATKRLNSQQGIFSIGANIDKDHEELIYKSLINKNTIGQSFFAKLIINKKLKVEFLAKLRTMNVRADQLYPDIYGFSSSLKDLLEIRGWEKKLS
- a CDS encoding pentapeptide repeat-containing protein, yielding MRLLCLPIILFALSALATAGIAQQRVDADEVIRQINEGQTVTYQDVEISGDLDLTNLDTRERTESSEGWFGFGNNDTYESVVEASISFINCTFLGDVIAYYHDDREEDTFIAHFEGDVVFRKCTFREGSEFKYSEFAGESDFSGSVFEEEANFKYAEFSEAPSFAQSVFSDEANFKYAEFPEETNFTAVVFDDEADFKYAEFPRGASFKEAVFNNLANFKYAKFRTPLNMQNVSFNGDEDFKYTKVDGRSFTSYLLNNR
- a CDS encoding GxxExxY protein, with translation MTKAELKEHTYNILSVAIEVHKQLGPGLLESVYHRCMEQEMILRRYPFQSELIVPVTYKGLDLHTGLRCDFLFADCIVIELKSVQAMAPVFGAQLMTYMKLLQVPKGILINFNVTNIFKEGQKTFVNDLFRDLPN
- a CDS encoding TIGR00730 family Rossman fold protein — encoded protein: MNEINRVCVYCASSAKIDQKYFDATERLGKQLVTNQIEVVYGGGAVGLMGKLADTVLEHDGEVIGIMPQFMRNVELHHKKVSRFHFVADMHERKKRFLDGVDGLIALPGGCGTLEELMEVLTLKRLGILTQPIVILNTDGFYDPLETMLERCIDENFMAQEHRNMWTFVREPEEILNALREAPPWSKDAIQFATFKE
- the pgi gene encoding glucose-6-phosphate isomerase — its product is MLPTINPTTTRAWSALNEHFRQMKDVHMRTLFQEDAQRFSRFSLKFEDTLVDFSKNRITEETHKLLLDLAEECKLPDAIEAMFSGKAINQTEDRAVLHVALRNHSNDPIHVDGEDVMPDVNEVLDRMKSFSEKIISGEWKGFRGKPIRDIVNIGIGGSDLGPVMVTEALKPYKKEHIDVHYVSNVDGTHISEVLKPLNPETTLFVIASKTFTTQETMTNANSAKDWFLAQANDEEAVKKHFVALSTNREEVERFGIDPENMFGFWDWVGGRYSLWSAIGLTIACSIGFENFEELLAGGHAMDQHFRNTVPEKNIPVTLALIGIWYNNFFGAETEAILPYDQYMHRFAAYFQQGNMESNGKYVDRDGDPVGYQTGPVIWGEPGTNGQHAFYQLIHQGTKLIPCDFLAPAKSQNPIGDHHAKLLANFFAQTEALMMGKTEEEAAEELRDQGKSEEEIGKLAPFKTFQGNRPTNSILFEKLTPRTLGALLAMYEHKIFVQGVIWNIFSFDQWGVELGKQLAKKILPELEGDSTVTSHDASTNGLISAFKSMR
- a CDS encoding NCS2 family permease codes for the protein MDLFKLRENQTTVRTEVVAGLTTFFTMAYIIFVNPSILQQAGMDFNGVLIATCVAAAVGTLMMALVANYPFAQAPGMGLNAFFAFTVVLQNGFTWQQGLAIVFISGVFFIILTVTGARSAIVRALPAAVRYAIPAGIGLFITLIGLNNAGIVRMNQGPIIDIILGAETLEVGALIEQIQQAPPQILEMGNLGSPSVLVACIGLIIIGILYALKVPGGILFSIILTTVVGLLFGITQLPESMSMADVSLSKTWFQLDFAGLFSTENRSLGQVIATLLVVIISFSMVDLFDTIGTLIGTADKAGFLDEKGNLPRMKRSLLADALATTFGALLGTSTVTTYIESNAGIVAGGRTGLTALVVAILFLLSIFLAPLAGMVPAAATAPALILVGMLMMQSIQKINFNNFDEALPAFLTMVLMPFTYSIANGIAAGIIFYVLIKVVKGKFSEIPIVLYLLAGLFVLKFVL
- the gap gene encoding type I glyceraldehyde-3-phosphate dehydrogenase, whose translation is MKVAINGFGRIGRLTFRNLLNNEDVEVVAINDLTDNETLAHLLKYDSAHGRFPGEVTADGESLTVNGKRISVYAERDPEKLPWSKHEVDIVLESTGIFRDEAGAGKHLTAGAKKVIISAPAKGGIKTVVLGVNDDSLTGEADILSNASCTTNCLAPMAKIIHEKFTIEKGFITTIHAYTADQRLQDAPHSDLRRARAAAINIVPTTTGAAKAVGLVLPDLKGKLDGNAVRVPTVTGSLTDLTCLVSKETTKEEVNAAMKEAAEGPLKGILEYTEDPLVSSDIIGNPYSCIFDADSTNTNGSLVKILGWYDNEAGYSARSADLIAKVGGMM
- a CDS encoding YraN family protein, which encodes MTKTSQQQTGQRGEDIALNYLNQQGFTLVKRNFRYRRAEVDLIVQKDKLLVFVEVKTRHDTSFGFPETFVKPEQTELIVAAADHYVQENNWEGMIRFDIVAITLLPDLEIEHFEDAFY
- the mscL gene encoding large-conductance mechanosensitive channel protein MscL; amino-acid sequence: MNKFIQNFKEFAVKGNVVDLAVGIIIGAAFNKIVSTLVEKVIMPPFGLLFGNAHFNQYEWILRPRELNPNGDVIQEQVAIGYGALVQVTFDFLIIALSIFVVIRLINSLKRKAEDENEKSVPTPKDIQLLAEIRDLMKKQAAVE